The following are encoded together in the Tripterygium wilfordii isolate XIE 37 chromosome 18, ASM1340144v1, whole genome shotgun sequence genome:
- the LOC119984148 gene encoding DExH-box ATP-dependent RNA helicase DExH12-like: protein MAHLGGGAEAHARFKQYEYRANSSLVLTTDSRPRDTHEPTGEPESLWGKIDPKSFGDRAYRGRPPELDEKLRKSRKKKERDPLSEHVPSRQGKRRRLREESVLTATEEGVYQPKTKETRAAYEALLSVIQQQLGGQPLSIVRGAADEILAVLKNETVRNPDKKREIEKLLNPISNPVFDNLVSLGKLITDFQDGGDAAGPTAANVDEALDDDVGVAVEFDEENEDEEEDSDLDMVPEDEEDDDDVLEPNRSSAMQMGGGIDDDDTQEASEGMGLNVQDIDAYWLQRKISQAYDQQIDPQQCQKLAEEVLKILAEGDDREVETNLLVHLQFDKFNLIKFLLRNRLKIVWCTRLARAEDQEERKKIEEEMVGLGPDLAAILEQLHATRATAKERQKNLEKSIREEARRLKDESRGDVDMDRRGLVDRDAEGGWLKGQRQLLDLENLAFEQGGLLMANKKCDLPAGSYRHHSKGYEEVHVPALKPRVVEGEKFIRISEMPDWAQPAFRGMTQLNRVQSKVYETALFKADNVLLCAPTGAGKTNVAVLTILQQIALHRNPDGSFNHGDYKIVYVAPMKALVAEIVGNLSNRLQDYGVTVRELSGDQSLTRQQIEETQIIVTTPEKWDIITRKSGDRTYTQLVKLLIIDEIHLLHDNRGPVLESIVARTVRQIETTKEHIRLVGLSATLPNYEDVALFLRVDLEKGLFHFDNSYRPVPLSQQYIGITIKKALQRFQLMNDVCYEKVMAVAGKHQVLIFVHSRKETAKTACAIRDTALANDTLGRFLKEDSASREILQSHTDMVKSNDLKNLLPYGFAIHHAGLTRGDRQLVEDLFADKHVQVLVSTATLAWGVNLPAHTVIIKGTQIYNPEKGAWTELSPLDVMQMLGRAGRPQYDSYGEGIIITGHSELQYYLSLMNQQLPIESQFVSKLADQLNAEIVLGTVQNAKEACNWIGYTYLYIRMLRNPTLYGLAPDVLTRDITLEERRADLIHSAATILDRNNLVKYDRKSGYFQVTDLGRIASYYYISHGTISTYNEHLKPTMGDIELCRLFSLSEEFKYVTVREDEKVELVKLLDRVPIPIKESVEEPSAKINVLLQAYISQLKLEGLSLTSDMVFITQSAGRLMRALFEIVLKQGWAQLAEKALNLCKMVSKRMWSVQTPLRQFSGIPNEILMKIEKKDLAWERYYDLSSQEIGELIRYPKMGRTLHRFIHQFPKLNLAAHVQPITRSVLRVELIITPDFQWEDKVHGYVEPFWVIVEDNDGENILHNEYFMLKKQYIDEDHTLNFTVPISEPLPPQYFIHVVSDKWIGSQTVLPVSFRHLILPEKYPPPTELLDLQPLPVTALRYPAYEALYQDFKHFNPVQTQVFTVLYNTDDNVLVAAPTGSGKTICAEFALLRNHQKGPDSVMRAVYIAPLEAIAKERYRDWERKFGKGLGLRVVELTGETTLDMKLLERGQIIISTPEKWDALSRRWKQRKYVQQVTLFIIDELHLIGGQGGPVLEVIVSRMRYIASQVENKIRIVALSTSLANAKDLGEWIGATSQGLFNFPPGVRPVPLEIHIQGVDIANFEARMQAMTKPTYTAVVQHAKNRKPAIVFVPTRKHVRLTAVDLMTYSNVDSMDTPAFLLRSSEELEPFISRIHEEMLRETLRHGVGYLHEGLSSLDQEVVSQLFEAGWIQVCVMSSSMCWGVPLAAHLVVVMGTQYYDGRENSHTDYPVTDLLQMMGHASRPLLDDSGKCVILCHAPRKDYYKKFLYEAFPVESHLHHFLHDNFNAEVVAGVIENKQDAVDYLTWTFMYRRLTQNPNYYNLQGVSHRHLSDHLSELVENTLSDLEASKCLAVEDDMDLSPLNLGMIASYYYISYTTIERFSSSLTSKTKMKGLLEILASASEYAQLPVRPGEEEVVRRLINHQRFSFENPRVTDPHVKANALLQAHFSRQHVGGNLALDQREVLLSASRLLQALVDVISSNGWLSLALLAMELSQMVTQGMWERDSMLLQLPHFTKELAKRCQENPGKNIETVFDLVEMEDDERHELLLMTDSQLLDIAKFCNRFPNIDMSYEVLDGQNVRAGDDITLQVTLERDMEGRAEVGPVDAPRYPKAKEEGWWLVVGDTKSNQLLAIKRVSLQRKSKVKLEFAAPADAGRKSYTLYFMCDSYLGCDQEYNITVDVKEAGGPDEYGDGE from the exons ATGGCGCATCTGGGTGGTGGTGCGGAGGCACACGCCCGATTCAAGCAGTACGAGTATCGAGCCAACTCGAGTCTGGTCCTAACTACCGACTCTCGACCGCGAGACACCCATGAGCCTACTGGGGAGCCGGAATCTCTATGGGGAAAGATTGACCCGAAATCGTTTGGTGACCGAGCTTACAGGGGCAGGCCTCCTGAGTTGGACGAGAAGCTAAGGAAATCCAGGAAGAAGAAGGAGCGGGATCCCCTTTCTGAGCATGTTCCTAGCCGGCAGGGCAAGAGGCGGCGTCTGAGAGAGGAAAGTGTTCTTACTGCAACAGAGGAGGGGGTCTACCAGCCAAAGACCAAGGAGACCAGGGCTGCCTACGAGGCCTTGCTCAGTGTCATTCAGCAGCAGTTGGGTGGGCAGCCTCTCAGTATAGTTAGAGGTGCAGCTGATGAGATTTTGGCAGTTTTGAAGAATGAGACCGTTAGGAACCCTGACAAGAAGAGGGAGATTGAGAAGTTACTGAATCCAATCTCAAATCCTGTGTTTGATAACCTTGTTTCGCTTGGGAAGCTTATTACTGATTTCCAAGACGGAGGAGATGCAGCAGGGCCAACTGCAGCGAATGTTGATGAGGCCCTCGATGATGACGTTGGTGTAGCTGTTGAGTTTGATGAAGAGAATGAAGATGAGGAAGAGGACAGCGATCTTGATATGGTGCCTGAGGAcgaagaggatgatgatgatgtgctGGAACCAAATCGGTCTTCAGCTATGCAAATGGGTGGTggcattgatgatgatgacacaCAGGAAGCAAGTGAGGGCATGGGTCTTAATGTTCAGGATATTGATGCTTATTGGCTTCAGAGGAAGATCTCTCAAGCTTATGATCAGCAGATTGATCCCCAACAATGTCAAAAGCTTGCAGAGGAGGTGCTTAAGATATTGGCGGAGGGAGATGACAGGGAAGTTGAAACTAATCTGTTGGTTCATCTCCAGTTTGATAAATTTAACCTCATCAAATTTCTGTTGCGGAATAGGTTGAAGATTGTGTGGTGCACCCGGTTGGCAAGAGCAGAGGAccaggaagagaggaagaaaatcGAAGAGGAAATGGTGGGTTTGGGTCCTGATTTGGCTGCAATTTTGGAGCAGCTGCATGCCACTAGGGCCACTGCCAAGGAGCGGCAGAAAAACTTGGAGAAGAGTATTAGAGAAGAGGCTCGGCGCTTGAAGGATGAGAGTAGAGGAGATGTGGACATGGATAGGAGAGGACTTGTTGATAGAGATGCAGAAGGTGGTTGGTTGAAAGGCCAGCGCCAGCTGCTTGATCTTGAAAACCTGGCTTTTGAACAAGGTGGTCTTTTAATGGCGAATAAGAAGTGTGATCTTCCAGCAGGATCTTATAGACATCATAGCAAGGGATATGAAGAAGTTCACGTGCCAGCATTGAAGCCAAGAGTGGTTGAAGGCGAGAAGTTCATAAGGATCTCTGAAATGCCAGACTGGGCACAACCTGCTTTCAGAGGAATGACCCAGTTGAACAGGGTGCAGAGTAAAGTATACGAAACTGCCCTTTTTAAAGCTGATAATGTTCTCCTTTGTGCCCCCACTGGGGCAGGGAAAACTAATGTTGCAGTGCTTACTATACTTCAGCAGATTGCCTTGCATAGAAATCCGGATGGTTCATTTAACCATGGTGATTATAAGATTGTCTATGTGGCGCCTATGAAAGCTCTTGTTGCTGAAATTGTTGGTAATTTGTCAAATCGATTGCAAGATTACGGGGTAACTGTGAGGGAGCTAAGTGGAGATCAGTCATTGACGCGGCAGCAAATTGAAGAAACTCAGATCATTGTTACAACCCCTGAAAAGTGGGATATAATTACTAGGAAGTCGGGGGATCGCACGTACACTCAGCTTGTGAAACTTCTTATTATTGATGAGATTCATCTTTTGCATGATAATAGAGGTCCTGTGCTTGAAAGTATAGTTGCCAGAACTGTTAGGCAAATTGAAACCACAAAAGAGCATATTAGGTTGGTTGGATTGTCAGCAACCCTTCCCAACTATGAGGATGTGGCATTGTTTTTGCGGGTTGATCTGGAGAAAGGCTTATTTCATTTTGACAATAGCTATAGGCCCGTCCCTCTTTCTCAGCAGTATATTGGAATCACAATAAAGAAGGCACTGCAGAGGTTCCAGTTAATGAATGATGTCTGTTATGAGAAGGTAATGGCAGTGGCAGGAAAGCATCAGGTTCTTATATTTGTTCACTCAAGGAAGGAAACAGCCAAAACAgcttgtgcaattcgagatacTGCTCTTGCTAATGATACTCTTGGTCGCTTCTTGAAGGAGGACAGTGCAAGTCGTGAGATTCTCCAAAGTCATACAGATATGGTCAAGAGCAATGATCTTAAAAATCTCTTGCCCTATGGGTTTGCAATTCATCATGCTGGTTTGACAAGAGGTGATCGGCAGCTTGTTGAGGATCTCTTTGCTGATAAACATGTACAAGTGTTGGTTTCCACGGCAACTCTTGCGTGGGGTGTAAACTTGCCGGCTCACACTGTGATTATCAAAGGTACACAGATTTACAATCCAGAAAAGGGGGCATGGACCGAGCTAAGTCCTCTGGATGTTATGCAGATGCTGGGCCGTGCTGGAAGGCCTCAGTACGATTCATATGGCGAGGGGATAATCATAACTGGCCACAGTGAACTCCAGTACTATCTTTCGTTGATGAATCAACAACTTCCCATCGAAAGTCAGTTCGTTTCCAAGCTGGCTGATCAATTGAATGCAGAAATTGTTCTTGGAACTGTACAAAATGCCAAAGAAGCCTGCAATTGGATTGGGTATACATATTTATACATTCGCATGCTTCGAAATCCCACACTTTATGGTTTAGCACCCGATGTTCTCACGAGAGATATAACTTTGGAGGAGAGGAGGGCTGATCTG ATTCATTCTGCTGCGACCATCTTGGACCGAAACAATTTGGTTAAATATGACAGAAAAAGTGGATATTTCCAGGTCACAGACTTGGGTCGAATTGCTAGTTATTACTACATAAGTCATGGGACTATATCCACTTATAATGAGCATCTGAAACCAACAATGGGGGACATAGAGCTGTGTCGGTTGTTCTCGCTCAGTGAAGAATTCAAATATGTGACCGTGAGAGAGGATGAAAAGGTGGAACTGGTAAAACTTTTGGACCGTGTTCCCATTCCTATCAAGGAAAGCGTGGAAGAGCCTAGTGCTAAGATTAATGTTCTGCTCCAGGCATATATTTCCCAGTTAAAGCTTGAAGGACTTTCATTGACATCAGACATGGTGTTCATTACTCAG aGTGCGGGCCGGCTAATGCGAGCGCTTTTCGAGATTGTCTTGAAACAAGGATGGGCACAATTAGCGGAGAAGGCCTTGAACTTGTGCAAAATGGTCAGCAAAAGGATGTGGAGCGTCCAAACACCTCTTCGCCAATTCAGTGGGATTCCAAATGAAATTCTTATGAAGATAGAGAAGAAAGATCTGGCTTGGGAAAGATATTATGATCTTTCATCACAGGAGATTGGTGAGTTGATTCGTTACCCCAAGATGGGGAGAACACTCCACAGGTTCATCCATCAGTTCCCGAAATTAAATCTTGCGGCGCATGTTCAGCCAATTACTCGTAGTGTTTTGAGGGTTGAGCTTATAATTACCCCAGATTTTCAGTGGGAGGACAAAGTTCATGGTTATGTGGAGCCTTTTTGGGTCATTGTGGAGGATAACGATGGGGAAAATATTCTTCATAATGAGTATTTCATGCTGAAGAAGCAGTATATTGATGAGGACCACACATTGAATTTCACAGTGCCTATTTCTGAACCCTTGCCCCCTCAGTATTTCATTCATGTTGTGTCAGATAAATGGATTGGTTCGCAAACTGTTTTGCCTGTTTCGTTCAGGCACCTTATTTTACCTGAAAAGTATCCTCCCCCAACAGAGCTATTGGACTTGCAGCCTTTGCCTGTGACAGCATTAAGATATCCAGCGTATGAAGCTCTTTACCAAGACTTCAAGCACTTTAATCCTGTCCAGACTCAGGTATTCACTGTGTTGTATAATACAGATGACAATGTATTGGTTGCTGCCCCAACAGGGAGTGGGAAAACCATATGTGCGGAGTTCGCCCTACTGCGGAATCATCAGAAGGGACCTGACAGTGTTATGCGTGCTGTGTATATTGCTCCTCTTGAAGCTATTGCCAAGGAACGCTATCGTGATTGGGAGAGAAAGTTTGGCAAGGGTCTGGGATTACGTGTGGTTGAATTAACTGGGGAAACTACCTTGGACATGAAACTACTTGAGAGGGGTCAAATTATCATTAGTACTCCGGAGAAATGGGATGCTCTGTCCCGCCGTTGGAAGCAAAGGAAGTATGTTCAGCAGGTTACCCTTTTCATAATTGATGAACTCCACTTGATCGGAGGTCAAGGTGGACCTGTGTTGGAGGTGATTGTTTCTAGGATGAGATACATTGCAAGTCAGGTAGAGAATAAGATCAGAATTGTAGCTTTGTCAACTTCTCTTGCAAATGCGAAGGATCTTGGTGAATGGATTGGGGCGACCTCACAAGGACTTTTCAATTTCCCGCCAGGTGTTCGGCCGGTTCCCCTGGAAATACACATTCAGGGAGTCGATATTGCCAATTTTGAAGCAAGGATGCAAGCAATGACAAAACCTACATACACTGCAGTAGTACAACATGCCAAGAATAGAAAGCCGGCCATTGTGTTTGTTCCTACGAGAAAGCATGTTCGACTCACTGCTGTGGACCTGATGACGTATTCAAATGTGGATAGCATGGATACACCAGCTTTTCTTTTGCGGTCTTCTGAAGAACTGGAGCCTTTTATCAGCAGAATTCATGAGGAAATGTTGAGAGAGACTTTACGTCATGGAGTGGGTTACTTGCATGAGGGTTTGAGCAGTTTGGATCAAGAGGTTGTGTCACAGCTATTTGAAGCGGGGTGGATTCAGGTTTGTGTTATGAGCAGTTCAATGTGTTGGGGAGTGCCATTGGCAGCACatttggtggtggtgatggggaCTCAATATTATGATGGGCGCGAAAATTCTCACACAGATTACCCAGTTACAGACTTACTACAGATGATGGGCCATGCCAGTCGACCTCTGCTAGATGATTCTGGGAAATGTGTCATTCTCTGCCATGCTCCTCGGAAGGACTACTACAAAAAGTTCTTGTATGAAGCATTCCCAGTGGAAAGCCATTTGCATCATTTTCTCCATGATAATTTTAATGCAGAAGTCGTGGCTGGAGTTATCGAGAACAAACAGGATGCTGTTGATTACCTTACCTGGACTTTTATGTATAGGAGGCTCACACAGAATCCAAACTACTACAACCTACAGGGAGTGAGTCACAGGCATCTTTCTGATCATCTTTCCGAGCTTGTTGAGAACACATTGAGTGATTTGGAAGCAAGTAAGTGTCTTGCTGTTGAGGATGACATGGACCTTTCTCCTCTGAATCTCGGGATGATAGCATCTTACTATTATATCAGTTATACCACTATTGAGCGTTTCAGTTCTTCTTTAACTTCCAAAACGAAAATGAAGGGTCTTTTGGAGATTTTGGCTTCAGCTTCTGAGTATGCTCAACTCCCCGTTCGACCTGGGGAAGAAGAAGTTGTTCGAAGGCTAATCAACCACCAGAGATTTTCCTTTGAAAATCCTCGAGTCACAGATCCACATGTGAAGGCAAATGCCCTGCTTCAAGCCCACTTCTCAAGGCAGCATGTTGGGGGGAACTTGGCACTGGACCAAAGAGAAGTTCTCCTCTCTGCCAGTAGATTGCTTCAAGCACTGGTTGATGTTATTTCGAGCAATGGCTGGCTGAGTCTTGCCCTTCTGGCAATGGAATTGAGCCAAATGGTAACACAAGGCATGTGGGAGCGGGATTCCATGCTTTTGCAACTTCCACACTTCACAAAGGAGTTGGCCAAGAGGTGCCAAGAGAACCCTGGAAAGAATATAGAGACTGTGTTTGatttggtggagatggaggatgATGAGAGGCATGAACTCTTGCTGATGACTGATTCACAGCTACTGGACATTGCAAAGTTCTGCAACCGTTTTCCAAACATTGATATGTCATATGAGGTGCTTGATGGTCAGAATGTGAGGGCTGGAGACGATATAACATTGCAGGTCACTCTTGAACGGGATATGGAGGGAAGGGCAGAGGTTGGGCCAGTGGATGCTCCCAGATATCCGAAAGCCAAAGAAGAAGGATGGTGGCTTGTTGTTGGTGATACCAAGAGCAATCAGTTGCTAGCGATCAAGAGGGTGTCCCTTCAGAGGAAGTCAAAGGTGAAGCTTGAGTTTGCTGCTCCTGCTGACGCCGGAAGGAAGTCTTACACGCTCTATTTCATGTGTGATTCATATCTGGGTTGTGATCAGGAATATAACATCACAGTTGATGTCAAAGAAGCAGGTGGTCCTGATGAATACGGTGATGGAGAGTAG
- the LOC119983460 gene encoding pectinesterase-like, which yields MVAGKVIASVTSLILVVGVVIGAVVVVQKNGSSKSDENMTPHMKAVTQMCAPTDYKESCVKSLSSVNNTDPKELFKAAIMATAEAVKKSLNISDSIVVDATKEPRVKMAVDDCKDLMDFAVQELQASFSSVGDSEMHTMHDRVADLKNWFSAIISYQQSCLDGFDDPTKTEPNQSHPVKDQLSNGMLDASQLTSNVLAIVDGLANILEKFNLKFDIPGTNSGRRLLEEEEEYPSWVSGADRKLLAKVDNGAIKPNAVVAKDGSGQFKTIGAALAAYPKNFKGRYVIYVKAGIYDEYITLDKKTVNVFLYGDGPRKTIVTGAKSYAKGFGTMQTATFSAVGEGFMAKSMGFQNTAGAQGHQAVALRVQSDRSVFFNCRIDGYQDTLYYHAHRQFYRNCVISGTIDFIFGYGAAVIQNSLIILRRPMDNQFNTVTADGRAERHLATGLVIHNCRIVPEQKLVADRFKIPSYLGRPWKQYSRTIIMESTIGDVIKPEGWFPWSGNFALDTLYYAEYANRGPGAKLDRRVRWKGFRGAISKNEALQYTIDAFIQGSQWIKGSGVPMLAGLKA from the exons ATGGTGGCTGGCAAAGTAATTGCATCTGTAACCTCCCTCATTTTGGTCGTTGGGGTCGTCATTGGTGCGGTCGTCGTTGTCCAGAAAAATGGCAGCTCCAAAAGTGATGAAAACATGACACCGCACATGAAGGCTGTGACACAAATGTGTGCACCAACTGATTACAAAGAATCATGTGTGAAAAGCTTGAGCTCTGTAAACAATACCGACCCGAAAGAGCTCTTCAAGGCTGCAATCATGGCAACAGCAGAGGCAGTCAAGAAATCACTCAACATTTCTGACTCAATTGTGGTTGATGCCACAAAGGAGCCAAGAGTCAAGATGGCTGTGGATGATTGTAAGGATTTGATGGACTTTGCGGTCCAAGAGCTTCAAGCATCTTTTAGTTCTGTTGGCGATAGCGAAATGCACACAATGCACGATCGTGTAGCCGATCTCAAGAACTGGTTTAGTGCCATCATTTCTTACCAACAATCTTGCTTGGATGGATTTGATGACCCCACAAAGACAGAACCTAACCAGTCTCACCCAGTTAAGGATCAATTGAGTAATGGTATGCTTGATGCTAGCCAATTAACCAGCAATGTTTTGGCTATTGTTGATGGCTTAGCAAATATTCTTGAGAAATTCAATCTCAAGTTCGACATCCCCGGCACCAATTCTGGCCGTAGGCTtctcgaagaagaagaagaatacccAAGCTGGGTCTCTGGTGCAGACCGTAAGTTGTTGGCTAAGGTTGACAATGGTGCTATCAAGCCTAATGCAGTTGTGGCCAAGGATGGTAGTGGCCAATTCAAAACCATTGGTGCAGCTCTTGCTGCATACCCTAAGAACTTCAAGGGTCGATATGTTATCTACGTTAAGGCTGGAATCTATGACGAGTACATTACCTTGGACAAGAAGACAGTGAATGTGTTCTTGTATGGTGATGGACCCAGGAAGACCATTGTTACTGGAGCCAAGTCTTATGCTAAAGGCTTTGGCACCATGCAAACTGCCACTTTCT CTGCTGTTGGAGAGGGATTTATGGCTAAGTCCATGGGGTTCCAGAACACTGCAGGTGCTCAGGGACACCAAGCTGTGGCTCTTCGCGTCCAATCTGATAGGTCTGTATTCTTCAATTGCAGAATCGATGGTTACCAAGATACCTTGTACTACCACGCCCACCGACAATTCTATCGCAATTGTGTCATCTCTGGCACCATTGATTTCATCTTTGGTTACGGTGCTGCGGTAATCCAGAACTCATTGATCATTCTCAGAAGGCCAATGGATAACCAATTCAACACAGTGACTGCAGACGGTAGGGCTGAGAGGCACTTGGCCACAGGACTTGTGATCCACAACTGCAGGATTGTCCCAGAGCAGAAACTTGTAGCTGACAGGTTCAAGATCCCATCGTACTTGGGCAGGCCATGGAAGCAATACTCCAGGACTATTATCATGGAGTCCACCATTGGAGATGTGATCAAGCCAGAAGGGTGGTTCCCATGGTCAGGAAACTTTGCTCTTGACACTCTCTACTATGCTGAGTATGCCAACCGTGGACCCGGTGCAAAGCTCGACAGGAGAGTCAGGTGGAAGGGCTTCCGTGGAGCCATCTCCAAGAATGAAGCTCTTCAGTACACCATTGATGCTTTCATTCAGGGTAGCCAATGGATTAAAGGATCAGGAGTTCCTATGTTAGCTGGGCTGAAAGCCTAA
- the LOC119983963 gene encoding pectinesterase-like, with translation MKAVTQMCSPTDYKEACMKSLRSANNTDPKELFKAAIMATTEAVKKSLNISDSIVVDATKEPRIKMAVDDCKDLMDFAVQELQASFSSVGDSQMHTMQDRVADLKNWFSAVISYQQSCLDGFDDPTKTEPNQSHPVKDQLSNGMIDASQLTSNVLAIVDSLGSVLEKFNLKLNLPRTNRRLLEADGYPSWFSGADRKLLAKVDNGGIRPNAVVAKDGSGQFKTISAALAAYPKNLRGRYVIYVKAGIYDEYITIDKKTVNVFMYGDGPRKTIVTGSKSYSKGFGTMQTASFSAVGEGFMAKSMGFQNTAGPQGHQAVALRVQSDRSVFFNCRIDGHQDTLYYHAHRQFYRNCVISGTIDFIFDYGAAVIQNSLIILRRPMDNQFNTVTADGRADRHLATGLVIHNCRIVPEQKLVADRFKIPSYLGRPWKEYSRTVIMESTIGDAIKPEGWFPWAGNFALDTLYYAEYANRGPGARLDRRVRWKGFRGAIPRREALQFTVDAFIQGNQWIRGTGVPMLAGLKH, from the exons ATGAAGGCCGTAACGCAAATGTGTTCACCAACTGATTACAAGGAAGCGTGTATGAAGAGCTTGAGATCCGCAAACAATACCGACCCTAAAGAGCTCTTCAAGGCCGCAATCATGGCCACGACTGAGGCAGTCAAGAAATCACTCAACATTTCTGACTCAATTGTGGTTGATGCCACAAAGGAGCCAAGAATCAAGATGGCCGTGGATGATTGCAAGGACTTGATGGATTTTGCGGTTCAGGAGCTTCAAGCATCATTTAGTTCTGTTGGTGATAGCCAAATGCACACAATGCAGGACCGCGTAGCCGATCTCAAGAATTGGTTTAGTGCTGTCATTTCTTACCAACAATCTTGCTTGGATGGGTTTGATGACCCTACCAAGACAGAGCCTAACCAGTCTCACCCAGTTAAGGATCAATTGAGTAATGGCATGATTGATGCAAGCCAATTGACAAGCAATGTCTTGGCCATTGTTGACAGTTTAGGCTCGGTTCTTGAGAAATTCAATCTCAAGCTCAACCTCCCCAGAACTAACCGTAGGCTTCTTGAGGCTGATGGTTACCCAAGCTGGTTCTCTGGCGCTGACCGTAAGTTATTGGCTAAGGTTGACAATGGAGGTATCAGGCCTAATGCAGTTGTGGCTAAGGATGGTAGTGGCCAATTCAAGACCATTAGTGCAGCTCTTGCTGCCTACCCCAAGAACTTAAGGGGTCGTTATGTGATCTACGTCAAGGCCGGAATTTATGACGAGTACATTACTATTGATAAGAAGACAGTGAACGTGTTCATGTATGGTGATGGACCTAGGAAGACCATTGTCACTGGATCCAAGTCTTATAGCAAAGGCTTCGGTACCATGCAGACTGCCTCTTTCT CTGCTGTTGGAGAGGGATTTATGGCAAAGTCCATGGGGTTCCAGAACACTGCAGGTCCACAGGGGCACCAAGCTGTGGCTCTCCGCGTCCAATCCGATAGGTCGGTGTTCTTCAACTGCAGAATCGATGGACACCAAGATACACTGTACTACCATGCGCACAGACAATTCTACCGCAATTGCGTCATCTCTGGCACCATCGATTTCATCTTCGATTACGGCGCTGCTGTGATCCAAAACTCTTTGATCATCTTGAGAAGACCAATGGACAACCAATTCAACACAGTGACTGCAGACGGTAGGGCCGACAGACACTTGGCTACCGGGCTTGTGATCCACAATTGCAGAATCGTCCCAGAACAGAAACTCGTCGCTGACAGGTTCAAGATCCCATCGTACTTGGGCAGGCCGTGGAAGGAGTACTCCAGGACCGTTATCATGGAGTCAACTATAGGTGATGCGATCAAGCCAGAGGGGTGGTTTCCATGGGCAGGAAACTTTGCTCTTGATACTCTTTACTATGCTGAGTATGCAAACCGTGGGCCCGGTGCCAGGTTGGACAGGAGAGTGAGATGGAAGGGATTCCGTGGAGCCATTCCTAGGAGAGAAGCTCTTCAGTTCACCGTTGATGCTTTTATTCAAGGAAATCAATGGATTAGAGGGACTGGAGTTCCTATGTTGGCTGGGTTGAAACATTGA